The genomic stretch TTGGCTCGCAAAATTTAGTTCCTTCCTCTGTAACTGCTGTTAATAATGTTATTTCGTAATCAAAGTTTATAAATTCTTCAACAATAACTCTATTTCCTATCCCTCTTGCTCCTTCTTTTGCTCTAATCCACGCTTTTTCTATATCCTTTTCTTTTTTAATTACACTTTGCCCTTTTCCAGATGAGGACATAATTGGTTTAACAACACAAGGCAATCCAATTTTTTCAACTGCTTCCTTTAACTCCTCCAAAGAATTTGCAAATTCATATTTAGCAGTTTTTAATTTTAACTTTTCAGCGGCTAATCTTCTTATTAGTTCTCTATTCATTGTTATTTTTGTTGCCTCTGCAGTAGGAACAACAGTATATCCATCTTTTTCAGCATCTATTAACGCATCAGTATTTATCGCCTCAATCTCTGGAACTATGTAATCTGGCTCTTCCCTTTTAATAATCGCCATTAAAGCATCGTAATCTTTCATATCAATAACATAACTTTTATGAGATACTTGCATAGCAGGAGCATTTTGATATCTATCTACGGCAATACATTCAATTCCTAATCTTTGCGCTTCAATAACAACCTCTTTCCCTAACTCTCCACTACCTAACAATAAAAATTTAACACTACCCTTCAAAAGAGGTGTCCCAATTGCCATAAATTCCACCAAAAAATTTTTAGCATTAAAAATTTTATTCTATATTTTTAGCTTTTAAAGGAATCCTTAATATAGTTTTTGTCATAGGACTTTCGCATGGATAAATATTAATTAATGAATATTTGATGCCTTTAGCATCATATTTTCCTTATTAATTATATAAACTACGAAAGTCCTATATATTTTAAGATATTTATGATTTGGCATTTAAAAATTTATTTCTGCGAAAGTTCTATGTTAATTATCCCATTTGGGGATAAATGTTTTTAGGGGTTGATATGGGAGAAAACACAGCTTTGGTAGTTTATTATACAAAACAACACAAAAATAGTTTTAATGCATTGATTGGAGCATTAGAGGTTAATGAATACTTTGACAATTTTCCTATATACTTTGCCAATAAAAAAGATATTTATAACTTAGAAAGAATTTTAAAGAAGTATGATAAAGTAATTATTGCAATATCGTTTTTTACAACTGAGTTATGGAAAACCTATGAATTAATGAAAAAACTAAAAATTAAATATAAAGAATATAGTAATAAAATAATTTACTTAGCTGGAGGACCTCACCCTACTGGAGATCCGAAGGGAACTTTAAAATTAGGGTTTGATGTAGTTTGCATTGGAGAAGGAGAAGAGACATTTCCAGAATTTATTATGTCAGTTAGTGAGTATGAAAATTATAAAAAAGTTAAAGGAATATGTTATTTTGAAGAGGATAAATTTATATACACTGGAAAAAGAAAACCTATTGATTTAAATAAGTATCCGCCATTTCCAATAAAATATAACAAATTTGGACATATAGAGATAACGAGAGGCTGTCCTTATAAATGTTATTTCTGTCAAACACCAAGAATATTTGGAAAAAATGTTAGACATAGAAGTATTGAAAATATATGTAAATATGTTGAAATAATGGCTGAAAAAAATTTAAAGGATATTAGATTTATAACACCAAATGCTTTTGGATATGGTTCTAAAACTGGAAAAGATGTTAATATTGACAAAATTGAAAATTTACTAAAAAACATTAAAGAAATTTTAGGTAAAGACGGGAGAATATTCTTTGGAACATTTCCTTCAGAGGTTAGACCAGAGCATGTTAATGATGAAACAACTGACTTAATTTTAAAATATACATACAATAAAAGTTTAGTTATTGGAGCACAGTCTGGAAGTGATAGAGTTTTAGAGTTGTGTAATAGAGGGCATACAGTTGAGGATATTTATAGAGCTGTATATATAGCAATAAAAAAAGGAATTAATGTAAGTTTAGATTTTATTTTTGGATTACCTGGGGAGACTAAGGAGGATATTGAGAAAACAATAGAGGTTATGAAAGATTTTATAAAATTAGGAGTTAAAATACACGCTCATGCTTTTATTCCATTACCACAAACTCCTTTTGCAAAGGCAAATCCTGGGGTTGTTGATAAAAAAATAATAATGGCTATGAGATATGAGATTCCCAAAGGAATATTCTATGGTTCGTGGCATAATCAACAGATGTTAGCTAAAAAAATATCAAAGTATTTAAGATTTGGAGAGTTATAGAGTTTTAAAATTAAAATATAACTAAATATGATTTAATAAATGGTGAAATATTGAAAAGAATTGTTGAACTGGATTATCTTAGAGGTATTGCAATATTGGGCGTTATTGCTATCCATGTAAGTGGTTATGGAATATTTGATTTAAATATATATTATAAATTATTTTATGTATTAATGAACAACCTTACAAGATTTGCAGTTCCGTTTTTTATAATTATTAGTGGAATGGTATTGTCGTATAAATATGCAAACAACGGGATAAATTACATATCATTTATTAAAAAAAGGATTAGTTTTATATTTATCCCCTATTTATTTTTTGTGTTGATATATTATTATTTTTTTCATATTGCCCGAGGAGAATCTTTTAGTGTGATTAATTTCTTAAAATACATTATATCTGGTTATGTAGCTCCTCATTTATACTTTATACCACTAATCTTTCAATTTTATATATTATTTCCTATCTTTATAAGTATTGCGAAATATCTAAATTCTAAAAAATTGCTTACAAATTTAGTAGTATTCATAATTTTTGGTATTATTTCCATATACTCTGTGTGTTATCTTCATATACTATCATGGGGCTTCCCCTTAATGATTACTCAGGCATATTTTTTCTTATTTGGATGTATATTAGGTTTAAACATTAGAAAATTTAAAGATGAATTCCTCAATGATAAGGAAAACTTAATTAGAATTCTAATTTTATGGAGTATTTTAGCAGTTTATATAATATTAGACGGCTTATATCTAAAAACTTTTAAATTTTATAATGATTTTCATTTCTACTTTTATTATTTTGGTATTACTGGATATAGTATATTACTATTCATCTTACTCTTTAAATTATCGAACTATATACACAACAAAAAGATTTTTAATATAATTTTAAAAATTGGACAATATTCTTTTGGAATCTATCTTATCCATTATTTGTTTGTGCGATATGATTTATTTATAAGGGGTATCTATCAACTACTTAAGGGAGTAATAAACAACAATTTTTTAAAATTTTTAAATAATAGCATCATTAACCTTAATATTCAATATTATAATAGTGTAAGTTACTTTATTTTATACTTCATTTTAGTCTTAATTTTAAGTTATATTACTACTTATCTATTCACAGAGTTAAAAATAAAAATTAAAAAACATAGGAGGACATTGTTATGAAGATTGGCATAGTTGGTGGTGGATTGGGAGGATTATTAACAGGAGCATTGTTATCTAAGAATCATGAAGTTGTTATATTTGAAAAACTTCCATTTTTGGGTGGGAGATTTACTAATTTGGAATATGAAGGATTTCAACTAACAACAGGAGCTTTACATATGATACCACATGGAGATGATGGATATTTAGCTCAGTTATTAAGAAAGGCAGGAGCTAATGTAAAAATTATAAATTCAAATCCTGATGGAACTTTTTTAATTAATGGAAAAGAATATTTATACAGAGATTTATTTTCTCTTTTAGGATTTAAAGATAAGATTAAGGCTATAACAATGTCTGCCAAGTTAAAGTTAGGAAATGTTGATAAAAATATTTCATTTGGAGAGTTCTTAGAAGATGTTGAGTTAGCTCTAAAAATAGGGAATGCATTTACAGGATGGGCTTTAAGTTTAACTGCCTATGAAACTCCAATGAGTGAAATTATTGAGATTGCTAAAAATTATTACAAATTTGGAGGTCCTGGAATTCCTATTGGTGGTTGTAAGGCAGTTATTGATAAACTTTTAAGAATTATTAAAACAAATAATGGAAAAATTATTAAAGAATATGAAGTTAAAAAAATAGAGATTGATGAGAAAGCATATATTGATGATTACGAATTTGATGTAGTTGTTAGTAATATATCTCCTATAGAAACCCAAAAAATTTGTAATATTAAATTTTTAAAATCAAAGCCAAAACCTTCCAAAGGGATAAAAATATCTATAGCCACAAAAGAAGGAATTATAAAGCATGGAGGGGTTTTATTTACACCAGAATGTGAAAGAATAAATGGATTGAATCAAGTGACAAATGTAGATAAATCCTTAGCCCCTGAAGGATGGCACTTAGTTATGACTCATCAAGCACAAATAACTAACAATGTAAAAAAAGAGATAGATTTAGGTTTGGAGGATATTGATAGATTATTTAAAGGTAAAGATTATAGAATCTTGCATATACAGTCATATAGAGAAAGTTGGCCAGTAAATCACGCTTCTAATGGAACAGATATAGATAATATTGTAAATGATAAACTCTTTTTAGTTGGAGACGGATGTAAGGGGAGAGGAGGAATTGAAGTTGAAGGAATAGCCATGGGAGTTTTAAAAGTCGTTAATTATATAGAGCATTTAAATAAAAAGATGAATTAATTAAAATAAATTAATAAACTTCTATTTTGTGGGGATGCAACTATGGATATGGAAACATTAGAAGACTTTAAAGACTATTTAGTTGCATATTTAAGGAATATTCACCAAGAGGATATTATATTAGACAGTGAAAAAATTGTAATTGATTTAAATAAACTTTATGAATATGGGTTAATGGAATTTGTAGAGTTTTTAGTAGATAATCCTGAAGAGGGAATTAAATTTATAAAAGAGTGTTACTATGAGGCATACTACACTTTAAAAAACGAATATCCAAAAAACATAATAGTTTCAGTAAGGAATTTGCCAAAAATTTTTAAAACTACAAGGAAAGGGAAGATTTTTACAGTAGAGGATATTAGAAGCAATACTTTAGGGAAGTTGGTAGAATTTGAAGGAATCATAGTAATGGCATCAAAAATTAGACCAATGCTAAAATATGCATATTATATATGTCCAAAATGTGGAAGAGAATATTATAAGGAGATAGATATTTTGAATTTTGAGAGTGAAAAATCTGTATGTGAATGTGGCTCGGAATTAAATTTAATTGAAGATAAATCGACATATACTGACTTCCAAGAAATAAAAGTTCAGCAACCTTTAGACTTAATGGAAAATCCAGAAGAACCTCCAAAGTATGTAACCGTGTTTTTAGAGAACAGTTCAGGAGTGTATGCTGGAAGAGTTAAAATAACTGGCGTTCCAATAAAAATTAGAAAGAGCAAAAAACTTCCTATATATGAAATTTATGTTAAGGCAATACATTGTGAAGTCTTAGATGGAGATGTTAAAATTAAATTAACTAATTCAGATATTGAAAATATTAAAAAATTAGCTAAAAGGCAGGATATCATTGATATATTGGCTGATAGATTAATTCCTGAAATTAGGGGACATTCAGCAATAAAAAGAGCTGTATTTTTGCAACAAATAAAAGGAGTGAAAAAACCAGGTAAGAGGGCGGATATTCATATACTCCTAATAACAGACCCAGGAATTGGGAAGACAGTAATTTTAAGAAAAATTGCTGAAATTCCTGGTAATTTGTATGGTTCAGTTACAACTGCAACTGGAGTTGGTTTAACTGCCGCAGTAGTCAGGGAAAAAACTGAAATTGGAGAAGATACATGGGTTATAAAACCAGGGTTATTGGTTAAGGCACATAAGGGAACTGCCTGTATTGATGAATTAACTGTTAATAAAGATTTGCAAAGTTATATCTTAGAGGCAATGGAAAGTCAAACAATTCATATTAGTAAAGGAGGAATTAATGCTAAATTGCCTGCTGAATGTGCAATATTGGCAGCATGTAATCCAAGATGGGGTAGATTTAATCCAGAAGTTTCTGTAGCTGAGCAGATAAACATCCCTGCCCCACTATTAAGTAGATTTGACTTAATATTTCCAATTAGAGATGTTTCTGATAAGAATAGAGATAGAGACATTGCAGAATATATTATTGACTTACATAGGGCATACTTAGATGACAATATAAATAAAAAGATAGGGCTAAATTATTTGGAAGTTGATGGTGTAAAGATTGACAAGGAGTTTATAATAAAATACATTTACTACGCAAGGCAGAAAAAGCCAGTAATTAGCGAAAGAGCCAAAGAATTATTTATTAATTACTATGTTGAAATGAGAAAAAAGCACCAAATAACTGCAAGACAGTTGGAATCTGCTATAAGAATTGCTGAGGCACATGCAAAGGCAAAGTTAAAGGATGTAGTTGATGAAGAAGATGCCAAAGAGGCAATAAATATTATCACTGAATGCTTAAAAGAAATTGCCTATGACCCAGAGACAGGAATATTTGATGTTGATAAAATATTAGGAGTTTCTAAGAAAGAAAGGGATAAATTAATTGTTGTTTATGAGATAATTAAGGAATTGGCAGAAAAATCAGAGCTCGTTGAGTATGTTGATATTGCTGAAGAGGCTAAAAAGAAAGGAATTAAAGAGGACGAATTAGAAAATATTATTAAAAAATTAGTTAAGTATGGTGATATTGACGAACCAAAGCCGGGAAGATATAGAATATTATAATACTTTTTGGGATAACTATGGGAAAAATAGAATATTTAAAGAAGGAACATTCTGACGAGGAAATTTATAAGATTTTAGAAAAACCAGTAAAAGAATGGTTTAGAAGAAAATATAAAACTTTTACTCCTCCACAAAGATATGCAATTAAGGAGATACACGAAGGAAAAAATATTTTAATTTGCTCTCCTACTGGAAGTGGAAAAACATTATCTGCTTTTTTAGCAGGGATTAATGAATTGATAAAATTATCTATGGAAAAAAAGTTAGAGGATAAAATTTATATTCTTTATGTTTCTCCTTTGAGAGCTTTAAATAATGATATTGAGAGAAATTTAAAGGAACCATTAAAGGAGATTTACGAAGTATCTAAAGAATTAGGAATTGAGTTGGATAAGATTAGAGTGGCTGTAAGAACGAGTGATACTACGAGTTCGCAAAAGCAAAGGATGTTGAAAAAACCACCTCATATATTGATAACCACTCCAGAATCTTTGGCAATATCTTTATGCTCTCCAAAATTTTCTAAGTTATTGGAAGGAATTAAATATGTTATAGTTGATGAAATTCATGCATTAACCAATAAAAGAGGTGTTCATCTTTCTTTATCCTTAGAGAGGTTGAATAGAATAGCAAACTTTATAAGAATTGGGTTATCTGCAACAATTCATCCTTTAACAGAAGTTGCCAAATTTTTAGTAGGTAATGGAAGAGATTGCTACATTGTAGATGTAAGTTATAAAAAAGATATGGAAATAAAAGTTTTATCGCCAGTTGATGACTTTATATATACTCCTTCTGAAGAGATTAGTAAAAGATTATACAATTTATTAAAAAAACTTATTGAAGAGCATAAAACAGTTTTAATATTTACAAATACAAGGAGCGCAACTGAGAGAGTGGCATTTCATTTAAAAAAGATGGGTATAAAAAATATTGAAACTCATCACTCTTCTTTAAGTAGAGAACATCGATTAATGGTTGAAGAAAAATTAAAAAAAGGAGAACTGTCGTGTGTTATTAGTTCAACATCCTTAGAGTTGGGAATTGATATAGGGAGCATTGATTTAGTTATTCTCTTAGGTTCTCCAAAGAGTGTTTCGAGGGCTTTACAAAGAATTGGAAGAAGTGGGCATAAACTTCACGAAAAGAGTAAGGGAATAATAATTCCTTTTGATAGAGATGATTTAGTTGAAAATGTTGTATTAGCTTATG from Methanocaldococcus lauensis encodes the following:
- the purT gene encoding phosphoribosylglycinamide formyltransferase 2, yielding MAIGTPLLKGSVKFLLLGSGELGKEVVIEAQRLGIECIAVDRYQNAPAMQVSHKSYVIDMKDYDALMAIIKREEPDYIVPEIEAINTDALIDAEKDGYTVVPTAEATKITMNRELIRRLAAEKLKLKTAKYEFANSLEELKEAVEKIGLPCVVKPIMSSSGKGQSVIKKEKDIEKAWIRAKEGARGIGNRVIVEEFINFDYEITLLTAVTEEGTKFCEPIGHIQIDGDYHESWQPHEMGALKEQAQEIAKKITNALGGYGIFGVEMFVKGDEVIFSEVSPRPHDTGMVTMVTQEMSEFEIHVRAILGLPVSTKLITPGASHVIKANINKYAPKYDIKDALKVPNTKLRLFGKPNAKVGRRMGVALAYANSIEEARELAKRCAHAVKIE
- a CDS encoding TIGR04013 family B12-binding domain/radical SAM domain-containing protein is translated as MGENTALVVYYTKQHKNSFNALIGALEVNEYFDNFPIYFANKKDIYNLERILKKYDKVIIAISFFTTELWKTYELMKKLKIKYKEYSNKIIYLAGGPHPTGDPKGTLKLGFDVVCIGEGEETFPEFIMSVSEYENYKKVKGICYFEEDKFIYTGKRKPIDLNKYPPFPIKYNKFGHIEITRGCPYKCYFCQTPRIFGKNVRHRSIENICKYVEIMAEKNLKDIRFITPNAFGYGSKTGKDVNIDKIENLLKNIKEILGKDGRIFFGTFPSEVRPEHVNDETTDLILKYTYNKSLVIGAQSGSDRVLELCNRGHTVEDIYRAVYIAIKKGINVSLDFIFGLPGETKEDIEKTIEVMKDFIKLGVKIHAHAFIPLPQTPFAKANPGVVDKKIIMAMRYEIPKGIFYGSWHNQQMLAKKISKYLRFGEL
- a CDS encoding acyltransferase yields the protein MGVIAIHVSGYGIFDLNIYYKLFYVLMNNLTRFAVPFFIIISGMVLSYKYANNGINYISFIKKRISFIFIPYLFFVLIYYYFFHIARGESFSVINFLKYIISGYVAPHLYFIPLIFQFYILFPIFISIAKYLNSKKLLTNLVVFIIFGIISIYSVCYLHILSWGFPLMITQAYFFLFGCILGLNIRKFKDEFLNDKENLIRILILWSILAVYIILDGLYLKTFKFYNDFHFYFYYFGITGYSILLFILLFKLSNYIHNKKIFNIILKIGQYSFGIYLIHYLFVRYDLFIRGIYQLLKGVINNNFLKFLNNSIINLNIQYYNSVSYFILYFILVLILSYITTYLFTELKIKIKKHRRTLL
- a CDS encoding NAD(P)-binding protein produces the protein MKIGIVGGGLGGLLTGALLSKNHEVVIFEKLPFLGGRFTNLEYEGFQLTTGALHMIPHGDDGYLAQLLRKAGANVKIINSNPDGTFLINGKEYLYRDLFSLLGFKDKIKAITMSAKLKLGNVDKNISFGEFLEDVELALKIGNAFTGWALSLTAYETPMSEIIEIAKNYYKFGGPGIPIGGCKAVIDKLLRIIKTNNGKIIKEYEVKKIEIDEKAYIDDYEFDVVVSNISPIETQKICNIKFLKSKPKPSKGIKISIATKEGIIKHGGVLFTPECERINGLNQVTNVDKSLAPEGWHLVMTHQAQITNNVKKEIDLGLEDIDRLFKGKDYRILHIQSYRESWPVNHASNGTDIDNIVNDKLFLVGDGCKGRGGIEVEGIAMGVLKVVNYIEHLNKKMN
- a CDS encoding ATP-binding protein — translated: MDMETLEDFKDYLVAYLRNIHQEDIILDSEKIVIDLNKLYEYGLMEFVEFLVDNPEEGIKFIKECYYEAYYTLKNEYPKNIIVSVRNLPKIFKTTRKGKIFTVEDIRSNTLGKLVEFEGIIVMASKIRPMLKYAYYICPKCGREYYKEIDILNFESEKSVCECGSELNLIEDKSTYTDFQEIKVQQPLDLMENPEEPPKYVTVFLENSSGVYAGRVKITGVPIKIRKSKKLPIYEIYVKAIHCEVLDGDVKIKLTNSDIENIKKLAKRQDIIDILADRLIPEIRGHSAIKRAVFLQQIKGVKKPGKRADIHILLITDPGIGKTVILRKIAEIPGNLYGSVTTATGVGLTAAVVREKTEIGEDTWVIKPGLLVKAHKGTACIDELTVNKDLQSYILEAMESQTIHISKGGINAKLPAECAILAACNPRWGRFNPEVSVAEQINIPAPLLSRFDLIFPIRDVSDKNRDRDIAEYIIDLHRAYLDDNINKKIGLNYLEVDGVKIDKEFIIKYIYYARQKKPVISERAKELFINYYVEMRKKHQITARQLESAIRIAEAHAKAKLKDVVDEEDAKEAINIITECLKEIAYDPETGIFDVDKILGVSKKERDKLIVVYEIIKELAEKSELVEYVDIAEEAKKKGIKEDELENIIKKLVKYGDIDEPKPGRYRIL